In Neorhizobium sp. NCHU2750, a single genomic region encodes these proteins:
- a CDS encoding ABC transporter permease → MTDATATSAPAVASTPTRSAFSDVWRQFRAHKGGVAGLVVFVFIVLSVYVGPYIHRVAPNAINIKDKNQWPSLAHPFGTDNLGKDMLAQVLAGGRISLAVGITAMLLALFLGTLVGVLSGYFRRLDGPLMRITDLFLALPLLPLLLVILLLFRDTLRAAFGPETGIFILIVVVIGITSWMHTARIVRGDVLAVKSQEFVLAAKSSGMREYRIVLRHILPNVLSSIMVSATLGIASAIITESSLSFLGLGFPSDFPTWGRLLFDGANFLQLTPSRVLWPGLAISLTVLSVNYIGDAIRDALDPRAVKR, encoded by the coding sequence ATGACTGATGCGACCGCAACCTCGGCACCTGCTGTCGCGTCCACCCCGACGCGATCGGCCTTCAGCGACGTCTGGCGCCAGTTCCGCGCCCACAAGGGCGGCGTCGCCGGCCTCGTCGTCTTCGTCTTCATCGTCCTGTCCGTCTATGTCGGCCCCTATATCCACCGGGTGGCGCCCAATGCCATCAACATCAAGGACAAGAACCAGTGGCCGTCGCTGGCCCACCCGTTCGGCACCGACAATCTCGGCAAGGACATGCTGGCACAGGTTCTGGCCGGCGGCCGCATCTCGCTGGCCGTCGGCATCACCGCCATGCTGCTGGCGCTCTTCCTCGGCACGCTGGTCGGTGTCCTGTCGGGCTATTTCCGCAGGCTCGACGGCCCGCTGATGCGCATCACCGACCTGTTCCTGGCGCTGCCGCTGCTGCCGCTGCTGCTCGTCATCCTGCTTCTGTTTCGGGATACGCTGCGGGCGGCCTTCGGACCGGAAACCGGCATCTTCATCCTGATCGTCGTCGTCATCGGCATCACCAGCTGGATGCATACGGCCCGCATCGTTCGCGGCGACGTGCTGGCGGTCAAGAGCCAGGAATTCGTGCTGGCGGCCAAATCGAGCGGCATGCGGGAATACCGCATCGTGCTGAGGCATATCCTGCCCAACGTGCTGTCCTCGATCATGGTCTCGGCAACGCTCGGCATCGCCTCGGCGATCATCACGGAATCCTCGCTCTCCTTCCTCGGCCTCGGCTTCCCCTCCGACTTCCCGACCTGGGGACGCCTGCTGTTCGACGGCGCCAACTTCCTGCAATTGACGCCCTCGCGCGTGCTGTGGCCGGGGCTCGCTATCTCGCTCACCGTCCTCAGCGTCAACTATATAGGCGACGCCATTCGCGATGCGCTCGACCCGCGCGCCGTCAAACGGTGA
- a CDS encoding sensor histidine kinase, translating into MPALIDLGASIIIQNEKLDYLYFANLPDVWSVEQAIDPTDERLFGEEVAGKLLALKQGIRESGKKGHVEVTVGSDQIFEFRVQAVEFQSGGVHLVTTIIDRSEERHRERLLRALLREVSHRSKNLLAVIQSIALQTARYSGSLDLFLHKFRGRLYSLSQSQDLITDSSWRGAYFNDLVQQQTEKYLPDNRHLVKVSGDNVLLTPNASLHLGLALHELIVNAVSHGSLLRGARPVEIVCTRLHADGHDYLEMSWDERLVGTAKTEAAEEGLKAHFGSTVLERVVPASVNGKAQYTISNEGISYHLRFPLEAGGE; encoded by the coding sequence ATGCCCGCGCTCATCGACCTCGGCGCCAGCATCATCATCCAGAACGAAAAGCTCGATTATCTGTATTTTGCCAACCTGCCGGACGTCTGGTCGGTGGAACAGGCCATCGATCCGACGGACGAGAGGCTGTTCGGCGAAGAGGTGGCCGGCAAGCTTCTGGCGCTGAAACAAGGTATCCGCGAGAGCGGCAAGAAGGGCCATGTCGAAGTGACAGTCGGCTCCGACCAGATCTTCGAGTTTCGCGTCCAGGCGGTGGAGTTCCAGTCGGGCGGCGTGCATCTCGTCACGACAATCATAGACCGGTCGGAGGAGCGGCATCGCGAGCGGCTGCTGCGCGCGCTTTTAAGAGAAGTCAGCCATCGTTCGAAGAACCTGCTCGCCGTCATCCAGAGTATCGCGCTGCAGACGGCGCGTTATTCCGGCTCGCTCGATCTCTTCCTGCACAAGTTCCGGGGCAGGCTTTATTCGCTGTCGCAATCCCAGGACCTGATCACCGATTCCAGCTGGCGCGGCGCCTATTTCAACGACCTGGTGCAGCAGCAAACGGAAAAATACCTCCCCGACAACCGGCATCTGGTCAAGGTTTCGGGTGACAATGTGCTGCTGACGCCGAATGCTTCGCTGCATCTCGGCCTTGCCCTGCATGAACTGATCGTCAATGCGGTCAGCCACGGCTCGCTCTTGCGCGGCGCCCGGCCGGTCGAGATCGTCTGTACGCGGCTGCATGCCGACGGGCATGACTATCTGGAGATGAGCTGGGACGAGCGGCTGGTCGGAACCGCGAAGACCGAGGCGGCGGAAGAGGGGCTTAAGGCCCATTTCGGCAGTACGGTGCTGGAACGCGTCGTGCCTGCCTCGGTCAACGGCAAGGCTCAATATACGATTTCCAATGAGGGGATCAGCTATCACCTGCGGTTCCCGCTCGAGGCCGGCGGCGAATAG
- a CDS encoding response regulator, with amino-acid sequence MSLTTRVASHLPYLRRYARAVTGSQTSGDAYVAAVLEALIADVSIFPESSKDRVSLYKLFVAIFGSTAIEIRPIESPFAWEQRASANLSSIPSQARHAFLLISVEGFTPEEAAEVLDVSVADVNKLLDEASREISRQVATEIMIIEDEPLIALDIEQMVQDLGHRVTGIARTHKEAISLFQSSHPKMVLADIQLADGSSGIDAVNEILKSSSVPVIFITAFPERLLTGERPEPAFLVTKPFNPDMVKALISQALFFNEAVKAAA; translated from the coding sequence ATGTCACTCACCACGCGCGTTGCGTCACACCTTCCGTACCTGCGCCGGTATGCCCGTGCGGTCACCGGATCGCAGACGTCAGGAGACGCTTATGTGGCGGCCGTTCTCGAAGCGCTGATTGCCGATGTTTCCATCTTTCCGGAAAGCTCGAAGGATCGCGTTTCGCTGTATAAACTCTTTGTCGCAATTTTTGGTTCCACCGCGATCGAGATCCGTCCGATCGAATCTCCTTTCGCATGGGAGCAGCGCGCGTCGGCCAATCTGTCGTCCATTCCATCGCAGGCGCGGCATGCGTTCCTGCTGATCTCGGTCGAAGGCTTTACCCCCGAGGAAGCCGCCGAAGTGCTGGATGTCAGCGTCGCGGACGTGAACAAGCTGCTCGACGAAGCATCGCGCGAAATTTCGCGGCAGGTCGCCACCGAGATCATGATCATCGAGGATGAGCCGCTGATCGCGCTCGATATCGAGCAGATGGTGCAGGACCTCGGGCATCGGGTCACCGGCATCGCCCGCACCCACAAGGAAGCGATCTCGCTGTTCCAGTCTTCGCATCCGAAAATGGTGCTGGCGGATATTCAGCTTGCCGATGGAAGCTCGGGCATCGATGCCGTCAACGAGATCCTGAAGAGCTCCAGCGTGCCGGTGATCTTCATCACCGCCTTCCCCGAGCGGCTTTTGACCGGCGAACGTCCCGAGCCGGCGTTCTTGGTGACCAAGCCGTTCAATCCGGATATGGTCAAGGCGCTGATTAGCCAGGCGCTGTTCTTCAACGAGGCGGTGAAGGCTGCCGCGTGA
- a CDS encoding NepR family anti-sigma factor — MTTLQQQKPGSMAPNASISRKLKEFYDAVQEEGIPDRFLDLLERLEEAENAQKARTKAVDAK; from the coding sequence ATGACGACACTTCAGCAACAAAAACCTGGCTCCATGGCGCCGAACGCTTCCATCTCGCGGAAGCTGAAGGAATTCTATGACGCGGTTCAGGAAGAAGGCATTCCCGACCGCTTCCTCGATCTGCTCGAACGGCTGGAAGAGGCCGAAAACGCCCAGAAGGCGCGGACCAAGGCGGTGGATGCAAAATGA
- a CDS encoding RNA polymerase sigma factor — MSSQAEPPKADTDDRIFKRDLLASLPNLRAFAVSLTGRHDKADDLVQDTIMKAWANQKSFTAGTNMRAWLFTILRNEFYSQMRKRGREVQDSDGLFSERFSVHPEQYGRLDLQDFREALDKLPEDQREAIVLVGAAGFAYEEAAEICGCAVGTIKSRVSRARTRLQELLGVSGESDYGPDAGDAAITARAFGS; from the coding sequence ATGAGCAGCCAGGCCGAGCCCCCCAAGGCAGACACGGACGACCGCATCTTCAAGCGCGACCTGCTCGCGTCGCTGCCGAACCTGCGCGCCTTCGCCGTATCGCTCACCGGCCGCCACGACAAGGCGGACGATCTGGTGCAGGATACGATCATGAAGGCCTGGGCCAACCAGAAGAGCTTTACCGCCGGAACCAATATGCGTGCCTGGCTCTTCACCATCCTGCGCAACGAATTCTACAGCCAGATGCGCAAGCGCGGCCGTGAAGTACAGGATAGCGACGGCCTGTTCTCCGAGCGCTTTTCCGTTCACCCGGAACAATATGGCCGCCTCGACCTGCAGGATTTCCGCGAGGCGCTCGACAAGCTGCCGGAAGACCAGCGCGAGGCGATCGTCCTCGTCGGCGCTGCCGGTTTTGCCTATGAGGAAGCCGCCGAGATCTGCGGCTGCGCCGTCGGCACGATCAAGAGCCGCGTCTCGCGCGCCCGTACCCGCCTGCAGGAACTGCTCGGCGTTTCCGGCGAAAGCGACTACGGCCCCGATGCCGGCGATGCCGCCATCACCGCGAGAGCCTTCGGCAGTTGA
- a CDS encoding DUF883 family protein: MPASTSTTTEFPRSASAASTKDIELQLEQLREDIASLAKTVAAVGNEKASEVKGKAKRAAAEATDASYQIAEAAKNQAISLEQDLERQIRANPIQSVAIAAGLGFVLALLTRR; this comes from the coding sequence ATGCCTGCATCGACTTCCACGACGACCGAATTTCCGCGCAGCGCATCGGCTGCCTCGACCAAGGATATCGAGCTCCAGCTCGAACAGCTGCGTGAGGATATCGCATCTCTTGCCAAGACCGTTGCCGCAGTCGGCAATGAAAAGGCATCCGAAGTGAAGGGCAAGGCCAAGCGCGCCGCCGCCGAAGCGACCGATGCATCCTACCAGATTGCCGAGGCCGCCAAGAACCAGGCGATCAGCCTGGAGCAGGATCTGGAACGCCAGATCCGGGCGAACCCGATCCAGTCCGTGGCGATCGCTGCCGGTCTTGGATTCGTTCTCGCGCTCCTGACGCGTCGCTGA
- a CDS encoding ABC transporter permease, whose product MKSALRRPVFVIGVVITLALIALALLSLIWTPAAPSKINILQRLKPPFGPGGFLGTDQFGRDLASMLMVGAWNSLSTSFMAVAIGATVGSAVGVIVAMRRGFLELVVMRFCDIIFAVPPILSAMMLGAFIGSGRFTAVIAIAVFMVPVFARLTLAAAKQIWARDYVTAAIGIGRSRARITLVHVLPNIANQIIVQVTIQLGLAILTEAGLSFLGLGMPPPAPTWGRMLADSQTFFGQAPWLAILPGLAIALAVLGLNMLGDGLRDLLDPRSRSD is encoded by the coding sequence ATGAAGTCAGCCTTGCGCCGACCGGTCTTCGTCATCGGGGTTGTCATCACGCTCGCTCTCATTGCATTGGCGCTGCTGTCGCTGATCTGGACACCAGCGGCGCCGTCGAAGATCAACATCCTGCAGCGGCTGAAGCCACCGTTCGGTCCGGGCGGGTTTCTCGGTACCGACCAGTTCGGCCGCGACCTTGCCTCGATGCTGATGGTGGGGGCGTGGAATTCGCTTTCCACCTCGTTCATGGCGGTGGCGATCGGGGCTACGGTCGGTTCGGCTGTCGGCGTCATCGTGGCGATGCGGCGGGGTTTTCTGGAACTCGTCGTGATGCGCTTCTGCGACATCATCTTTGCCGTGCCGCCGATCTTGTCGGCTATGATGCTCGGCGCTTTCATCGGTTCGGGGCGGTTTACCGCCGTCATCGCGATTGCGGTGTTCATGGTGCCGGTGTTTGCGCGGCTGACGCTTGCCGCCGCCAAGCAGATATGGGCGCGCGACTATGTCACGGCGGCGATCGGCATCGGCCGTTCGCGGGCAAGGATCACGCTCGTGCATGTCCTGCCGAATATCGCCAACCAGATCATCGTGCAGGTGACGATCCAGCTCGGGCTGGCTATCCTCACCGAAGCCGGCCTTTCCTTTCTCGGGCTCGGCATGCCGCCGCCGGCGCCGACCTGGGGGCGGATGCTGGCCGACAGCCAGACGTTTTTCGGCCAGGCACCGTGGCTTGCCATACTGCCGGGGCTGGCGATTGCGCTGGCGGTGCTCGGCCTCAACATGCTGGGCGACGGGTTGCGCGACCTTCTCGACCCGCGTTCGAGATCAGACTGA
- a CDS encoding ABC transporter permease gives MISILSRRIASLIVTLIVVSLLIFVVMDLLPGDPAAVMLGTSATPETLAALRSQMGLDQPLAFRYLAWLFGVLHGDLGQSYTYGVPVAGLIGERLSVTLPLALMAVVLSIVIAVPLGVAAARRHNGIVDFVAGLFSYLSIAVPAFWVGLLLIIGFSTKLGLMPAGGFPGWDAGLWAGFKALIMPAVALALSQAGVLTRVARTSVLEVMSEDFVRTARAKGLSDRAAIWGHALPNALIPVVTMIGLQFTFLIAGAVLVENVFNLPGLGRLAYQALSQRDVVVMQDVVLFFSAMVIIMNFLVDLAYLAIDPRLRAAG, from the coding sequence ATGATCTCCATCCTCTCTCGCCGTATCGCAAGCCTCATCGTCACGCTCATCGTTGTGTCTTTGTTGATCTTCGTGGTGATGGATCTTCTGCCCGGTGATCCGGCGGCGGTGATGCTGGGCACTTCGGCGACGCCGGAGACGCTTGCGGCACTGAGGAGCCAGATGGGGCTCGACCAGCCGCTGGCTTTTCGTTACCTCGCCTGGCTGTTCGGCGTGCTGCACGGCGATCTCGGGCAATCCTATACCTATGGCGTGCCGGTGGCCGGGCTGATCGGCGAGCGGCTTTCCGTGACGCTGCCATTGGCGCTGATGGCGGTGGTGCTGTCGATCGTCATTGCCGTGCCGCTCGGTGTTGCGGCCGCCAGGCGGCATAATGGCATTGTCGACTTTGTTGCCGGGCTATTTTCCTACCTGTCGATCGCGGTGCCCGCTTTCTGGGTGGGCCTGCTGCTGATCATCGGCTTTTCAACCAAGCTTGGCCTCATGCCGGCGGGTGGCTTTCCTGGCTGGGATGCAGGGCTCTGGGCAGGGTTCAAGGCGCTGATCATGCCGGCCGTGGCGCTGGCGCTGTCGCAGGCAGGCGTGCTGACACGGGTGGCGCGCACCTCGGTGCTGGAGGTGATGAGCGAGGATTTCGTCCGTACCGCGCGGGCCAAGGGCTTAAGCGACCGGGCGGCGATCTGGGGCCATGCGCTGCCGAATGCGCTCATTCCGGTCGTCACCATGATCGGATTGCAATTCACCTTTCTCATCGCCGGCGCGGTGCTGGTGGAAAATGTGTTCAACCTGCCCGGCCTCGGACGGCTTGCCTATCAGGCGCTGTCGCAGCGTGATGTCGTCGTCATGCAGGACGTGGTGCTGTTCTTCTCGGCCATGGTGATCATCATGAACTTCCTCGTCGATCTTGCCTATCTGGCGATCGATCCGCGGCTGAGGGCGGCAGGATGA
- a CDS encoding ABC transporter substrate-binding protein, with the protein MSRSIFRAAGGHGVLRRSVLGLALAAGVAFVAPQAYAAAKTSVTIGMAIEPTGLDPTIAAPVAIGQVTWQNIFEGLTTVDETGKVQPQLAESWDISPDGKTYTFKLRKGVTFHNGVAFDSAVAKFAIDRARGADSVNPQKRYYSSIESVETPDASTLVLKLKQPTGSLLYWLGWPSSVMVEPKSADDNKTTPIGTGPFKFVSWAKGAKVDLAKNPDYWNKSADVKLDKAEFRFINDAQAQAAALTAGDVDAFPEFGAPELVDSFKGSDKLATVIGNTELKVVAGMNNSRKPFSDKRVRQALMMAVDRAMVVEGAWSGLGTPIGSHYTPNDPGYKDLTGVFPHDVEKAKALLGEAGYPNGFSFTIKAPQMAYAQRTSQILQAMFAEIGVTMNIETTEFPAKWVSDVFKGGNYDMTIVAHAEAMDIDIYARDPYYFNYKNPAFNEVMAKVEASSDPAEQAKLYGEAQTILANDVPALFLFVMPKLGIWDKKLKGLWENEPIPSNVLTKVHWEE; encoded by the coding sequence ATGTCGAGGTCCATATTCCGGGCGGCCGGTGGTCATGGCGTGTTGAGGCGCAGCGTGCTGGGACTGGCGCTTGCCGCCGGCGTGGCATTCGTCGCGCCGCAGGCCTATGCGGCGGCGAAGACATCGGTGACGATCGGCATGGCGATCGAGCCGACCGGTCTCGACCCGACGATTGCCGCTCCCGTCGCGATCGGCCAGGTAACCTGGCAGAACATATTCGAAGGGCTGACGACCGTCGACGAAACGGGAAAGGTGCAGCCGCAGCTGGCCGAAAGCTGGGATATCTCGCCCGACGGCAAGACCTATACGTTCAAGCTGAGGAAGGGCGTGACCTTCCATAACGGCGTGGCCTTCGACAGTGCGGTGGCGAAATTCGCGATCGACAGGGCGCGGGGCGCCGACAGCGTCAATCCGCAGAAGCGCTACTATTCCTCGATCGAAAGCGTCGAGACGCCGGATGCCTCGACACTGGTGTTGAAGCTGAAGCAGCCGACCGGCAGCCTGCTCTACTGGCTCGGCTGGCCGTCGTCCGTCATGGTCGAGCCGAAATCGGCCGACGACAACAAGACGACGCCGATCGGCACCGGTCCGTTCAAGTTCGTCAGCTGGGCCAAGGGCGCCAAGGTGGATCTGGCGAAAAACCCGGATTACTGGAACAAGAGCGCGGACGTGAAGCTCGACAAGGCGGAATTCCGCTTCATCAACGACGCGCAGGCGCAGGCCGCTGCGCTGACGGCCGGCGATGTCGATGCGTTTCCCGAATTCGGTGCGCCGGAACTGGTCGACAGTTTCAAGGGCAGCGACAAGCTTGCGACCGTGATCGGCAATACCGAGCTCAAGGTCGTGGCCGGCATGAACAACAGCCGCAAGCCGTTTTCCGACAAGCGGGTGCGGCAAGCGCTGATGATGGCGGTCGACCGGGCGATGGTGGTCGAAGGTGCATGGTCGGGGCTCGGCACGCCGATCGGCAGCCATTACACGCCGAACGATCCCGGCTACAAGGACCTGACCGGCGTGTTTCCGCATGACGTCGAGAAGGCCAAGGCGCTTCTTGGCGAAGCGGGCTATCCGAACGGCTTCTCCTTCACCATCAAGGCGCCGCAGATGGCCTATGCGCAACGGACATCGCAGATCCTGCAGGCGATGTTTGCCGAGATCGGCGTGACGATGAATATCGAGACGACCGAGTTTCCGGCCAAATGGGTGTCGGACGTGTTCAAGGGCGGCAATTACGACATGACCATCGTTGCCCATGCGGAAGCGATGGACATCGATATCTATGCCCGCGATCCCTATTACTTCAATTACAAGAACCCGGCTTTCAACGAGGTGATGGCCAAGGTCGAGGCGAGCAGCGACCCGGCCGAACAGGCGAAGCTCTATGGCGAGGCGCAGACGATTCTTGCCAATGACGTGCCGGCGCTCTTCCTGTTCGTCATGCCGAAGCTCGGCATCTGGGACAAGAAGCTCAAGGGCCTGTGGGAAAACGAGCCGATCCCGTCCAACGTGCTGACCAAGGTGCATTGGGAAGAGTGA
- a CDS encoding ABC transporter ATP-binding protein — MTAVLSVRDMVVTFDEFTALDHVSLDVASGESFGIVGESGSGKSTLLRAVAGLNAFSAGTLSINGQPYSGRGRSKEFYRTVQMVFQDPYGSLHPRQTVDRLLLEPLAIHGFDNVDQRIMRALDEVGLGSGFRFRYSHQLSGGQRQRVAIARALILEPKVLLLDEPTSALDASIQAEILNLLEQARKDRGLTFVMVSHDLGVIHHMCERLVVMKSGKVVETVKAAALENRDFSQDYTRQLLVASEGFRRT; from the coding sequence ATGACCGCCGTTCTTTCCGTGCGCGATATGGTCGTGACCTTCGATGAATTCACGGCGCTCGACCATGTGTCACTCGATGTCGCATCGGGCGAAAGTTTCGGCATTGTCGGCGAGAGCGGCTCGGGCAAGTCGACCTTGCTGAGGGCGGTGGCGGGACTGAATGCGTTCAGCGCCGGGACGCTTTCGATCAATGGCCAGCCCTATTCGGGACGCGGCCGGTCGAAGGAATTCTATCGCACGGTGCAGATGGTGTTCCAGGATCCCTATGGGTCGCTGCATCCTCGCCAGACGGTGGACCGGCTGCTTCTGGAACCGCTCGCTATCCACGGGTTCGACAATGTCGACCAGCGGATCATGCGGGCGCTGGACGAGGTGGGGCTCGGTTCCGGTTTCCGCTTTCGCTATTCGCACCAGTTGTCCGGCGGCCAGCGGCAGCGCGTGGCGATCGCGCGGGCGCTGATCCTCGAACCGAAGGTGCTTTTGCTCGACGAGCCGACATCGGCGCTCGATGCCTCGATCCAGGCGGAAATTCTCAACCTGCTCGAACAGGCGCGCAAGGATCGCGGCCTGACCTTCGTGATGGTGAGCCACGATCTCGGCGTCATCCACCACATGTGCGAGCGGCTGGTGGTGATGAAATCGGGCAAGGTTGTCGAGACGGTGAAGGCGGCAGCACTCGAGAACCGCGATTTCTCGCAGGATTATACACGGCAGCTGCTCGTCGCCAGCGAAGGTTTTCGCCGGACCTGA
- a CDS encoding ABC transporter ATP-binding protein has product MSDTLLTVEDLRVTFPTRTGEVEAVRGVSFTLGRERLGIVGESGSGKSQTGRAIMGLTPKHARITAKTLNFAGRDLLTISDKERREIRGKRIGMVLQDPKYSLNPVTTIGRQIIETLRTHEKVSAAEAKARTLAMLEAVQIRDPERVFSLYPHEVSGGMGQRVMIAMMLICGPELLIADEPTSALDVTVQLEVLGILDKLVAERGMGLIFVSHDLRLVSSFCDRVLVMYAGRVVEELPSADLSKAQHPYTQGLLNCLPVIGSDRHPLPVLDRKKEWAL; this is encoded by the coding sequence ATGAGCGACACGCTTCTGACGGTCGAGGACCTGCGCGTCACCTTTCCGACCCGTACCGGCGAGGTGGAGGCGGTGCGCGGCGTCTCCTTCACGCTGGGGCGGGAGCGGCTCGGTATTGTCGGCGAGAGCGGCTCGGGCAAGTCGCAGACCGGCCGGGCGATCATGGGGCTGACGCCGAAACATGCGAGGATCACGGCGAAGACCCTGAATTTTGCCGGGCGCGATCTCCTGACGATTTCCGACAAGGAGAGGCGGGAGATCCGCGGCAAACGGATCGGCATGGTGTTGCAGGACCCGAAATATTCGCTCAATCCGGTGACGACGATCGGGCGGCAGATCATCGAGACGCTGAGAACCCATGAGAAAGTCTCCGCTGCGGAGGCGAAGGCGCGCACGCTCGCGATGCTGGAGGCAGTGCAGATCCGCGATCCGGAACGGGTGTTTTCGCTCTATCCGCACGAGGTCTCCGGCGGCATGGGCCAGCGCGTGATGATTGCGATGATGCTGATCTGCGGGCCGGAGCTCTTGATCGCCGACGAGCCGACCTCGGCGCTCGACGTGACGGTGCAGCTCGAAGTGCTCGGCATTCTCGACAAACTGGTGGCCGAGCGCGGCATGGGGCTGATCTTCGTGTCGCATGACCTGCGCCTCGTCTCGTCCTTCTGCGACCGGGTTCTGGTCATGTATGCGGGCCGCGTGGTGGAGGAACTGCCATCGGCGGACCTCTCCAAGGCGCAGCACCCCTATACGCAGGGGCTGTTGAACTGCCTGCCGGTGATCGGCTCAGACCGGCATCCGCTACCGGTTCTCGACCGCAAGAAGGAGTGGGCTCTATGA
- the nikC gene encoding nickel transporter permease, translated as MTMPSTDLGTNLKPYSREWLLCEQPTSRHQARLGRAYVIWRRFSANRLALAGLGIILALVLIAIFADVISPHDPVQGDLMKARLLPPGSPGYLLGTDDQGRDILSRLIHGSRLTLFVVVLVAIIAAPIGLIIGTVSGYAGGWVDAILMRITDIFLAFPKLVLALALVAALGPGIENAVLAIAVTSWPPYARIARAETMTFRNSEFISAVKLMGASPLRIILRHVMPLCVSSLIVRVTLDMAGIILTAAGLGFLGLGAQPPLPEWGAMIASGRRFILDQWWVAAMPGVAILIVSLGFNLLGDGLRDALDPKESGH; from the coding sequence ATGACCATGCCCTCCACGGACCTTGGCACGAACCTGAAACCCTATAGCCGCGAATGGCTGCTCTGCGAACAGCCGACCTCGCGGCATCAGGCGCGGCTCGGCCGGGCCTATGTGATCTGGCGGCGGTTTTCCGCCAACCGGCTGGCGCTGGCGGGGCTCGGCATCATCCTGGCCCTGGTGCTGATCGCGATCTTCGCCGACGTGATTTCTCCGCATGATCCGGTGCAGGGCGACCTGATGAAGGCACGCCTCCTGCCGCCCGGCAGTCCCGGCTATCTGCTCGGCACCGACGATCAGGGGCGCGATATTCTGTCCAGGCTGATCCATGGGTCACGGCTGACGCTCTTCGTCGTCGTGCTGGTGGCGATCATCGCGGCACCGATCGGGCTTATCATCGGCACGGTATCCGGCTATGCCGGCGGATGGGTGGATGCGATCCTGATGCGGATCACCGACATTTTTCTGGCGTTTCCGAAGCTCGTTCTGGCGCTGGCGCTGGTCGCCGCACTTGGGCCGGGCATCGAGAATGCGGTGCTTGCCATCGCGGTCACATCCTGGCCGCCCTATGCGCGTATCGCGCGGGCGGAAACGATGACCTTCCGCAATTCCGAATTCATCTCGGCGGTGAAGCTGATGGGGGCGTCGCCGCTGCGCATCATCCTCAGGCATGTCATGCCGCTCTGCGTCTCGTCGCTGATCGTGCGGGTGACGCTCGACATGGCGGGGATCATCCTGACGGCTGCCGGTCTCGGCTTCCTGGGCTTGGGTGCCCAGCCGCCGCTGCCCGAATGGGGGGCGATGATTGCCTCCGGGCGCCGCTTCATCCTCGACCAGTGGTGGGTGGCGGCCATGCCCGGTGTGGCGATCCTGATCGTCTCGCTTGGCTTCAACCTGCTTGGCGACGGTTTGCGCGATGCGCTGGATCCGAAGGAGAGCGGCCATTGA